The following coding sequences lie in one Bacteroides helcogenes P 36-108 genomic window:
- a CDS encoding SusC/RagA family TonB-linked outer membrane protein, producing the protein MRKRILLVALLGGYFLGAQAVEVPVTNESAIVQQSGKVQGVVVDETGEPAGGVTIRIKGKPGQGTVTDINGKFSINASSKDVLVISFIGYTTQEVKVGNQKNLQIRLKEDNALLDEVVVTAFGTGQKKESVVGSIQTVRPNDLKVPSSNLSNSFAGRLSGVIAYQRSGQPGSNGSDFYIRGISTLSGMTSPLIILDGVEVSSADLNALDPEIIEGFSILKDATATAMYGTRGANGVMIVTTKSGADLEKPIIGVRVETNITTPTKIPSFVDGYRYMELYNEAVNNEKTGNILYTQEQIDNTRSGANQYIWPNVDWYGSLFKDMAFNQKANFNIRGGTKKITYFMNVGANHETGMLKNEASKYFSYKNNIDLMKYTFQNNIDFHMSKTSTISLHLNVQLNDLTQPNTSVGSLYSAVMNSNPVDFPIAYPADGVNNWVYWGAYAGGNDQGAVNPMASLTNGYTDIFESTVMANIDFEQKLDFLLKGLRFKALFSYKNYNKTTTKRSQGINRYTLSGYTQNADGTYDLNVTPFGSSNPTKPVLSTTSEVGGDRRIYFQSYLDYNRKFGDHNVSGMVLWNIDQYDNNAPSDLVASLPRRKMGFAGRASYDYANRYMLEVNAGYNGSENFAKGHKWGFFPSVAIGWNASQERFFEPLKDVISSLKLRASYGLVGNDQLLNSSGALIRFIYMSDITLQGDNAGFITGDRQQVSLNGPVYTRYQNNDLTWEVGEKLNVGLDLQLFHALNFTVDAFREIRRDIFQQRYSIPNYLGTASTAVYGNLAKVKNYGFDLSLDYGKQINKDLAIQFKGTFTFARNEILEYDEAPGVRPALSNVGKKLNTIYGYVTNGLYIDKADIANNATSTLGNIAIAPGDIKYVDQPDKDGNYDGKITSDDRVAMGYPTVPEIVYGFGPSISYKNWDFSFFFQGVANTSLMISGFAPFGTQYNRNVLSWIADDYWSASNQNPNAAYPRLTKNDNNHNTQASDYWLRNGAFLKLKNAEIGFTYKKARFYVSGVNLLTFSPFKLWDPEMGGGKGLSYPTQRTFNIGFQLSFK; encoded by the coding sequence ATGAGAAAAAGAATACTATTGGTAGCCCTTTTGGGAGGATATTTCCTTGGGGCACAAGCAGTAGAGGTTCCTGTTACGAATGAATCGGCCATTGTACAGCAAAGCGGAAAAGTGCAAGGCGTGGTGGTCGATGAGACAGGAGAGCCGGCCGGCGGCGTAACTATCCGGATAAAAGGCAAACCCGGACAAGGAACGGTGACTGATATTAATGGTAAATTCAGTATCAATGCTTCCTCAAAAGATGTCTTGGTTATTTCGTTCATTGGCTACACTACTCAGGAAGTTAAAGTAGGAAATCAGAAGAATTTGCAAATCAGACTGAAAGAAGACAATGCCCTGTTAGACGAGGTGGTGGTTACAGCTTTTGGTACAGGACAAAAGAAGGAAAGTGTTGTGGGCTCTATACAGACTGTACGCCCCAACGACTTGAAGGTTCCATCCTCTAATCTGTCCAACTCTTTTGCCGGACGTCTCTCCGGTGTCATAGCCTACCAGCGTAGCGGACAGCCGGGAAGCAACGGCTCCGATTTCTATATCCGTGGTATTTCCACTTTAAGCGGTATGACTTCACCGCTTATCATTCTGGATGGTGTAGAGGTGAGTTCGGCGGACTTGAATGCGCTTGATCCCGAAATCATCGAAGGCTTTTCTATTCTGAAAGACGCCACTGCCACCGCAATGTATGGTACACGCGGTGCAAACGGTGTGATGATTGTGACTACAAAAAGCGGAGCCGACCTGGAAAAACCTATTATCGGCGTGCGTGTGGAAACCAATATCACTACCCCGACCAAGATACCGAGCTTTGTGGACGGATATCGCTATATGGAACTGTATAATGAGGCCGTCAACAACGAAAAAACGGGTAATATCCTCTATACGCAGGAACAGATTGACAATACACGTAGCGGCGCAAATCAATACATCTGGCCTAATGTGGATTGGTATGGATCACTGTTCAAGGATATGGCTTTCAACCAAAAGGCGAACTTCAACATCCGTGGCGGTACGAAGAAGATCACTTATTTCATGAATGTAGGAGCGAACCACGAAACGGGTATGTTGAAGAACGAAGCGTCCAAATACTTCTCCTATAAGAACAACATTGACCTGATGAAATATACCTTCCAGAATAATATTGACTTTCACATGTCCAAGACTTCAACCATCTCTTTGCACCTGAATGTGCAGTTGAATGACTTGACGCAACCTAATACATCGGTAGGTAGCCTCTATTCGGCCGTAATGAACTCCAATCCGGTGGACTTCCCCATTGCTTATCCGGCAGACGGAGTAAACAACTGGGTTTATTGGGGTGCATACGCCGGTGGTAACGATCAGGGAGCAGTGAACCCTATGGCAAGCTTGACCAACGGCTATACCGATATTTTTGAAAGTACCGTGATGGCGAACATTGATTTCGAGCAGAAGTTAGATTTCTTGCTCAAAGGTCTTCGTTTCAAGGCTTTGTTCTCTTATAAGAATTACAATAAGACTACTACCAAACGTTCGCAAGGCATCAACCGCTATACTTTGAGTGGATATACGCAAAATGCAGACGGCACTTATGATTTGAATGTGACTCCTTTCGGTTCGTCCAATCCTACAAAGCCGGTATTGAGCACTACCTCGGAGGTGGGTGGCGATCGCCGTATCTATTTCCAGTCTTATCTGGACTATAACCGCAAGTTTGGCGACCACAATGTCAGCGGAATGGTGCTTTGGAACATCGACCAGTACGACAACAATGCTCCCTCTGATTTGGTGGCTTCTCTTCCGCGCCGCAAGATGGGATTTGCCGGACGTGCGTCATACGACTATGCCAACCGCTACATGCTGGAGGTGAATGCCGGTTACAACGGTTCCGAAAACTTTGCCAAAGGGCATAAATGGGGCTTCTTCCCCTCCGTTGCCATAGGATGGAATGCCAGCCAGGAGCGCTTCTTCGAACCGCTGAAGGATGTCATTTCCAGCTTGAAGCTTCGTGCTTCCTACGGTTTGGTAGGTAATGACCAATTGCTGAATTCAAGTGGCGCCCTTATCCGGTTCATCTATATGTCCGACATTACGTTGCAGGGTGACAATGCGGGCTTCATTACCGGAGACAGGCAGCAGGTTTCCTTGAATGGCCCGGTATATACCCGCTATCAGAACAATGACCTGACGTGGGAAGTAGGCGAGAAGCTGAACGTGGGACTCGACCTGCAACTGTTCCATGCCTTGAACTTCACGGTGGACGCTTTCCGCGAAATCCGTCGCGACATTTTCCAGCAACGCTATTCTATTCCTAACTATCTGGGTACAGCAAGCACGGCTGTTTACGGCAATCTGGCCAAAGTGAAGAATTACGGTTTTGACCTGTCATTGGACTATGGCAAGCAGATAAACAAGGATCTTGCCATCCAGTTTAAGGGAACATTCACTTTTGCGCGCAATGAGATATTGGAGTATGACGAAGCTCCGGGCGTGCGCCCTGCACTTTCCAATGTCGGAAAGAAGCTGAATACAATCTATGGTTATGTGACCAACGGACTGTATATTGACAAGGCCGACATCGCCAACAATGCCACCTCTACATTGGGTAACATAGCCATTGCTCCGGGTGACATCAAATACGTGGATCAGCCTGATAAAGACGGCAACTATGACGGAAAGATCACCAGTGACGACCGTGTAGCGATGGGCTATCCCACGGTTCCTGAAATCGTTTACGGTTTCGGCCCGTCCATCTCTTACAAGAATTGGGACTTCTCCTTCTTCTTCCAGGGTGTGGCCAACACTTCGCTGATGATATCCGGTTTTGCTCCTTTCGGAACACAGTACAACCGTAACGTCCTGTCGTGGATTGCCGATGACTACTGGTCTGCCAGCAACCAGAATCCCAATGCCGCCTATCCGCGCCTGACCAAGAACGACAATAATCACAATACCCAGGCATCCGACTATTGGCTGCGCAACGGCGCTTTCCTGAAGCTGAAGAATGCGGAAATAGGCTTTACTTACAAGAAAGCCCGGTTCTACGTAAGCGGTGTCAATCTGCTCACCTTCTCACCGTTCAAACTGTGGGACCCTGAAATGGGTGGAGGTAAAGGATTGAGCTATCCTACACAGCGCACTTTCAACATCGGTTTCCAATTGTCATTTAAATAA
- a CDS encoding metal-sulfur cluster assembly factor — translation MTRFETEEKIVAMLKTVFDPEIPVNVYDLGLIYKIDISDNGEATIDMTLTAPNCPAADFIMEDVRQKIESIDGVTSATINLVFEPEWDKDMMSEEAKLELGFL, via the coding sequence ATGACCCGATTTGAAACAGAAGAAAAAATAGTAGCCATGCTCAAAACCGTATTTGATCCGGAGATCCCGGTGAACGTGTACGACTTGGGACTGATTTATAAAATAGACATCTCTGACAATGGAGAAGCAACCATCGACATGACACTGACTGCCCCAAACTGTCCGGCAGCCGACTTCATCATGGAAGATGTACGCCAAAAGATAGAGTCCATCGACGGAGTGACATCCGCCACCATCAACCTTGTCTTTGAGCCCGAATGGGACAAGGACATGATGAGCGAAGAAGCCAAACTGGAACTGGGATTCCTTTAG
- a CDS encoding UDP-2,3-diacylglucosamine diphosphatase: MKNVYFLSDAHLGSRAIEHGRTQERRLVNFLDSIKHTAHAVYLLGDMFDFWYEFKTVVPKGYTRFLGKLSELTDMGVEVHFFTGNHDIWCGDYLTQECGVIIHREPLTTEIYGKEFYLAHGDGLGDPDKKFKFLRSMFRNSTLQCIFSALHPRWSMELGLTWAKHSRQKRIDGKEPDYMGENKEYLVLYTKEYLKSHPNINFFIYGHRHIELDLMLSSTARVLILGDWINFFSYAVFDGENLFLEEFIEGETIL; encoded by the coding sequence ATGAAGAATGTATATTTCCTTTCAGATGCCCACTTGGGTTCACGTGCCATCGAGCACGGACGCACCCAGGAACGGAGATTGGTCAACTTCTTAGACAGTATAAAGCACACAGCGCACGCCGTGTATCTGTTAGGAGACATGTTCGATTTCTGGTACGAATTCAAAACAGTAGTGCCCAAAGGCTACACCCGTTTTTTGGGAAAACTTTCAGAACTGACAGATATGGGAGTGGAAGTGCACTTCTTCACCGGCAACCACGACATCTGGTGTGGTGACTATCTGACTCAGGAATGCGGTGTCATCATCCATCGCGAACCGCTTACTACCGAAATCTATGGTAAGGAGTTCTACCTTGCTCATGGCGACGGTCTGGGAGATCCTGACAAAAAATTCAAATTTCTACGCAGCATGTTCCGCAACTCCACACTGCAATGCATCTTCTCTGCTCTGCATCCCCGCTGGAGCATGGAGTTGGGACTGACATGGGCCAAGCACAGCCGCCAAAAAAGAATAGATGGAAAAGAGCCCGACTACATGGGGGAGAATAAGGAATATTTAGTGCTCTACACCAAAGAGTATCTGAAAAGCCATCCCAACATCAATTTCTTCATCTACGGGCATCGCCATATCGAACTTGACTTGATGCTCAGCTCCACGGCACGTGTCCTGATTTTAGGAGACTGGATAAACTTTTTCTCCTATGCCGTTTTCGACGGCGAGAATTTGTTTCTGGAAGAATTCATTGAAGGGGAAACAATCTTGTAA
- a CDS encoding alkaline phosphatase — MKRLMYLLFFVLLTGAAHAQQAKYVFYFIGDGMGVNQVNGTEMYLAEKEGRIGIKPLLFATFPVAGVATTFSATNSITDSAAAGTALSTGVKTYNSAICMDGDKNVLQTVAEKAKKAGKKVGVTTSVSVDHATPASFYAHQPSRSMYYEIALDLPKADFDFYAGSGFLKPTTTADKQEAPSIFPIIEEAGYTIARGLEEYKAKEADAKKMVLIQKEGAEPSCLPYAIDRREGDLTLAEITESAVSFLTKGSNKGFFLMVEGGKIDWACHSNDPATAFEEVVDMDNAVKVAYEFYKKHPKETLIVITADHETGGLGLGTSKYELHLKSLTNQKESQDMLSRSITDLRKMRKIINWEEVKSLLGEKMGFWKELPLTWEQEKMLRDAYEESFVKKNVVFEESLYAKTEPLAAAARKVMSQIAMVGWTSPNHTAGYVPVYAIGAGSNLFAGKMDNTDIPKRIAKAAGYK, encoded by the coding sequence ATGAAACGATTAATGTATCTGTTGTTTTTTGTACTGTTGACGGGCGCTGCACATGCTCAACAGGCAAAATATGTGTTTTATTTCATCGGTGATGGAATGGGAGTAAACCAGGTGAACGGTACAGAAATGTATCTTGCCGAGAAAGAAGGGCGTATCGGTATAAAACCTTTATTGTTCGCTACATTTCCCGTAGCCGGTGTGGCTACCACTTTCTCCGCCACCAATTCCATTACCGACTCTGCGGCTGCCGGAACGGCTCTTTCCACAGGAGTGAAGACTTATAATTCCGCCATCTGTATGGACGGTGACAAGAATGTTCTCCAGACGGTTGCCGAAAAAGCCAAGAAAGCAGGAAAGAAAGTCGGTGTCACCACCAGTGTAAGTGTGGATCATGCCACTCCTGCTTCATTTTATGCGCATCAGCCCAGTCGCAGCATGTACTACGAAATAGCTCTTGACCTTCCGAAAGCGGATTTCGATTTCTATGCAGGCAGCGGCTTCCTGAAACCGACCACGACTGCCGACAAGCAAGAAGCTCCGAGCATTTTCCCTATTATCGAAGAAGCTGGTTATACCATTGCCAGAGGGCTTGAAGAATATAAAGCGAAAGAAGCAGATGCCAAGAAAATGGTACTTATCCAAAAAGAAGGTGCAGAACCTTCCTGCCTTCCCTATGCCATCGACCGCAGAGAAGGTGACCTGACCCTGGCCGAGATTACGGAAAGTGCCGTATCCTTTTTGACAAAGGGAAGCAATAAGGGCTTTTTCCTCATGGTGGAGGGCGGAAAGATTGACTGGGCTTGCCACAGCAATGATCCTGCCACGGCTTTTGAGGAAGTAGTGGATATGGACAATGCCGTTAAAGTGGCTTATGAATTCTATAAGAAACACCCCAAAGAGACGCTGATTGTGATTACTGCCGACCATGAAACCGGTGGTCTGGGGCTGGGGACTTCCAAGTATGAACTGCACTTGAAGTCTTTGACTAACCAGAAAGAATCACAGGATATGCTTTCACGTTCCATTACCGACTTGCGCAAGATGCGTAAAATCATCAATTGGGAAGAAGTGAAGTCTCTGCTTGGCGAGAAGATGGGATTCTGGAAAGAATTGCCGTTGACATGGGAACAGGAAAAGATGCTCCGTGATGCTTATGAGGAGTCTTTCGTAAAGAAAAATGTGGTGTTTGAAGAAAGTCTTTATGCCAAGACCGAACCGCTTGCAGCCGCAGCCCGCAAAGTGATGAGCCAGATTGCTATGGTAGGATGGACAAGTCCTAACCATACAGCAGGGTATGTGCCGGTATATGCGATAGGAGCAGGTTCAAACCTGTTTGCAGGCAAGATGGACAATACGGATATTCCGAAACGTATAGCAAAAGCTGCCGGATATAAATAA
- a CDS encoding acetate kinase — translation MKVLVLNCGSSSIKYKLFDMDHKEVIAQGGIEKIGLKDSFLKFTLPDGKKKILEKDIPEHTVGVEFILNTLTDAGYGAIKSLDEINAVGHRMVHGGEKFSKSVLLTKDVLDAFTACNDLAPLHNPANLKGVNAISAILPDVPQIGVFDTAFHQTMPDYAYLYAVPYGLYEKYGVRRYGFHGTSHRYVSQRVCEFLGVQSEGKKIITCHIGNGASISAIKDGKCMDTSMGLTPLEGLMMGTRSGDIDAGAVSFIMEKESLDANGVSNLLNKKSGVLGIFGESSDMRDLEAAVAAGNKKAILAENMYFYRIRKYIGAYAAALGGVDIIVFTGGVGENQASARWGACEGLEFMGVKLDAGKNNVRGEETVISAEDSKVKVVVIPTDEELVIASDTLAILKAE, via the coding sequence ATGAAAGTCTTAGTATTGAACTGCGGCAGCTCGTCCATCAAATATAAATTGTTTGATATGGATCATAAAGAGGTCATCGCTCAGGGTGGTATTGAAAAAATAGGATTGAAGGACTCTTTTCTGAAGTTTACTTTGCCTGACGGCAAGAAGAAAATCCTCGAAAAAGACATTCCTGAACATACCGTAGGTGTGGAGTTTATTCTGAATACACTGACCGATGCGGGATATGGAGCAATCAAATCTTTGGATGAGATTAATGCCGTAGGTCACCGTATGGTGCACGGAGGAGAGAAGTTCAGCAAATCGGTATTGCTGACAAAGGACGTTTTGGATGCTTTTACCGCATGCAATGATCTGGCTCCTCTTCACAATCCGGCCAATCTGAAAGGCGTAAATGCAATCTCCGCCATTCTGCCCGATGTGCCGCAGATAGGTGTTTTTGATACCGCTTTCCATCAAACCATGCCTGACTATGCATACCTGTACGCCGTTCCTTACGGTTTGTACGAGAAATATGGCGTACGTCGCTATGGCTTCCACGGGACTTCTCACCGCTATGTGTCACAACGCGTTTGTGAATTCCTCGGTGTACAATCCGAAGGAAAAAAGATTATCACCTGTCACATAGGTAACGGTGCTTCCATCTCTGCCATTAAAGACGGTAAGTGCATGGATACCAGCATGGGACTGACTCCGCTTGAAGGTCTGATGATGGGTACTCGCAGCGGTGACATCGACGCGGGTGCGGTGTCGTTCATTATGGAAAAGGAGAGCCTGGATGCCAATGGTGTTTCCAATCTTCTGAACAAGAAAAGCGGTGTGCTGGGCATTTTCGGGGAATCCAGTGATATGCGCGACTTGGAGGCTGCCGTGGCGGCAGGCAATAAGAAAGCCATTCTGGCGGAAAATATGTACTTCTATCGTATCAGGAAATATATCGGTGCATACGCTGCTGCCCTGGGCGGTGTGGATATTATCGTGTTTACCGGCGGTGTAGGTGAAAATCAGGCGAGCGCCCGTTGGGGAGCATGTGAAGGCCTGGAATTCATGGGTGTGAAGCTGGATGCCGGGAAGAACAACGTTCGAGGTGAAGAAACGGTTATTTCTGCGGAGGACTCCAAAGTGAAAGTCGTTGTGATTCCGACGGATGAAGAATTGGTGATTGCTTCGGATACACTGGCCATTCTGAAGGCCGAGTAA
- the pta gene encoding phosphate acetyltransferase, which translates to MQRLINEILERAKADRQRIVLPEGTEERTLKAANQILTDGVADLIILGNPSEIEACAKEWGLGNIQKATIIDPENHPKKEEYAQLLCELRKKKGMTIEEARKLVLDPLYLGCLIIKNGDADGQLAGARNTTGNVLRPALQIIKTAPGITCVSGAMLLLTHAPEYGKNGILVMGDVAVTPVPDAGQLAQIAVCTARTAQAVAGLDPKVALLSFSTKGSAKHEVVDKVVEAVKIAREMAPDIAIDGELQADAALVPEVGASKAPGSPIAGQANVLIVPSLEVGNISYKLVQRLGHADAVGPILQGIARPVNDLSRGCSIEDVYRMIAITANQAIAAKNNAK; encoded by the coding sequence ATGCAGAGATTAATTAACGAAATTCTTGAACGTGCGAAAGCCGATCGCCAACGCATTGTTCTTCCCGAAGGTACGGAAGAACGTACATTGAAAGCTGCCAATCAGATTCTGACTGACGGAGTTGCTGACTTGATTATCCTTGGAAATCCCTCTGAAATAGAGGCTTGTGCCAAAGAGTGGGGGTTGGGAAACATTCAGAAAGCCACTATTATCGACCCCGAAAACCATCCTAAGAAAGAAGAATATGCACAGTTGCTTTGCGAGTTGCGCAAGAAGAAAGGCATGACTATCGAAGAAGCCCGTAAGTTGGTGCTCGACCCGCTTTATTTGGGCTGCCTGATTATCAAGAACGGTGATGCCGACGGCCAGTTGGCAGGAGCCCGCAATACTACCGGCAATGTTCTTCGTCCGGCTTTGCAGATTATCAAGACTGCCCCGGGCATTACTTGTGTCTCCGGCGCCATGCTGCTGCTTACTCATGCGCCCGAATATGGAAAGAACGGTATTTTAGTGATGGGAGATGTTGCCGTGACCCCGGTTCCCGATGCCGGCCAGTTGGCGCAGATCGCCGTTTGTACGGCACGTACGGCTCAGGCTGTGGCAGGACTTGATCCTAAGGTGGCATTATTGAGCTTCTCTACCAAGGGGTCGGCCAAACACGAAGTGGTTGATAAGGTGGTTGAGGCCGTGAAGATTGCCAGAGAGATGGCTCCTGACATTGCCATTGACGGTGAATTGCAGGCCGACGCCGCATTGGTTCCTGAAGTCGGTGCAAGCAAAGCTCCGGGCTCTCCGATTGCCGGACAGGCAAATGTTCTGATTGTTCCGAGTCTTGAAGTGGGAAACATCTCTTATAAGTTGGTTCAACGCCTGGGACATGCCGATGCTGTGGGACCTATCTTGCAGGGTATCGCCCGTCCGGTGAACGATTTGTCACGCGGTTGCTCCATCGAGGACGTTTATCGCATGATTGCAATTACTGCCAATCAGGCAATCGCAGCTAAAAATAACGCCAAATAA
- a CDS encoding GLUG motif-containing protein — MHNKLLLLAGSLMLLCFSGCSKDSAPDNEMPILATGGATDIFRIGATLSGTLQKKDGAMVKDYGILISELQSMVEYTELKASSTENSFKVLAQGLKPGTKYYYCAYANSGYSIGRGEIKEFTTTESNVPVFGELSLDGKDEKSFTVSTTILDEGGSELSLSGFCWKLFKNDSDVPTVKDDVCNASMQDGVLSMRFKDLIPDKDYLVRAYGINAKGVGYSKMMVVSTNNTNLPTISSIALLDSTAVSLNVKASILSMGESEITEMGFCWSTKTEEPTTNDMKYNAIDQKEQPFFTHLIYGLLPETTYYIRAYAVNSRGIGYGDTYQFVTKERSEPGIYTLADLLDFRDRVNNGGSLALYMNEDKVINLYSDIDLESIENWEPIKHIESGYTFDGHGHVLTNLKITEYRQEWSYYGYGFINQNWGTVKDLHIGEGSRIAYTLYESSKMPVTDMGVIGTMRTPFGRPLAKVINCTSAATIKIISDSGFDHLNIGGIVGQNGASVIQGCSNTGTIDCTSKSAAIGGICGSNYDKGEILGCTNWGAIGKGYECWNLGGIVGSAPHGSIQQCVNMGQLNGGPANACGGICGNATYTSNSGAKEVVTINQCRNEGEILNGKTNVGGIAGYADACVTNCRNIGNIISSAVSIGSICGEAEHENTFTGNINEGTVNGATGKMIGMDLRGPSLEKAIISDITQTGAHVTAKILDIGGAEVKEKGFIYYYTISEYDSAIKVESTVEGNQIIVSLNNLSPGTKYYIYPYAGNGTGKGNFKYNYGERVSFTTLP, encoded by the coding sequence ATGCACAACAAACTATTACTTTTAGCGGGCAGCTTGATGTTGCTCTGCTTCTCCGGCTGTAGCAAGGATTCTGCACCGGACAATGAGATGCCGATTCTGGCTACCGGCGGGGCTACAGATATTTTTCGCATAGGCGCAACGCTTTCAGGAACCTTGCAGAAGAAAGATGGAGCTATGGTAAAAGATTATGGAATTTTAATTTCTGAGCTGCAAAGTATGGTAGAATATACTGAATTGAAAGCCTCTTCTACAGAGAATAGTTTCAAAGTATTAGCCCAAGGGCTAAAGCCAGGTACGAAATATTATTATTGTGCTTATGCCAATAGCGGTTATAGTATTGGGCGTGGCGAAATAAAGGAGTTTACAACGACCGAAAGTAATGTTCCTGTATTTGGAGAATTGAGTCTGGATGGAAAGGATGAAAAAAGCTTCACGGTTTCTACTACAATTCTTGATGAAGGTGGAAGTGAACTGTCTCTCTCTGGCTTTTGTTGGAAATTGTTTAAAAATGATTCTGATGTCCCTACGGTGAAGGATGATGTGTGTAATGCATCAATGCAGGACGGTGTTCTTTCTATGCGTTTTAAAGATTTAATACCAGACAAGGATTATTTAGTTCGTGCTTATGGTATTAATGCAAAAGGTGTAGGTTATAGTAAAATGATGGTTGTATCAACTAATAATACGAATCTTCCAACTATATCTAGTATTGCATTGTTGGACTCCACGGCAGTAAGTCTTAATGTAAAGGCCAGCATTTTGAGTATGGGCGAATCAGAGATTACAGAAATGGGATTTTGTTGGAGTACAAAAACAGAAGAGCCTACCACGAATGACATGAAATATAATGCTATTGACCAAAAAGAACAGCCTTTTTTTACACATCTTATTTATGGTTTGCTCCCTGAAACAACATACTATATCCGTGCGTATGCGGTAAATAGTCGAGGAATAGGTTATGGGGATACTTATCAGTTTGTGACAAAAGAAAGGAGTGAACCGGGCATCTATACATTGGCAGACTTGTTGGACTTCCGCGATAGAGTTAATAACGGGGGGAGTTTGGCACTTTATATGAATGAAGATAAGGTGATTAATCTTTATTCAGATATTGATTTGGAGAGCATAGAAAATTGGGAACCAATTAAGCATATTGAAAGTGGATATACGTTTGATGGCCATGGCCATGTGCTGACTAATCTCAAGATAACTGAATATAGGCAAGAATGGAGCTATTATGGTTATGGTTTTATAAACCAAAATTGGGGAACGGTGAAAGATTTGCATATTGGTGAAGGAAGTCGTATAGCCTATACTCTCTATGAAAGTAGTAAAATGCCTGTTACCGACATGGGTGTGATTGGCACAATGAGAACTCCCTTTGGTCGTCCTTTGGCAAAAGTCATTAATTGTACATCAGCAGCAACAATCAAAATCATTTCGGACAGTGGATTTGATCACTTGAATATCGGTGGTATTGTTGGACAGAATGGTGCTAGTGTTATTCAAGGGTGTTCCAATACGGGAACGATTGATTGTACGAGTAAAAGTGCAGCGATAGGAGGAATATGTGGAAGCAACTACGACAAAGGAGAAATATTAGGATGCACCAATTGGGGTGCTATAGGTAAGGGCTATGAATGTTGGAATTTAGGTGGTATTGTTGGCTCTGCTCCTCATGGCAGCATTCAACAGTGTGTTAATATGGGGCAACTGAATGGAGGACCGGCGAATGCATGTGGAGGTATTTGTGGTAATGCAACTTATACTTCTAATAGTGGTGCTAAAGAGGTAGTGACCATTAATCAGTGCCGGAATGAGGGTGAAATTTTGAACGGTAAAACAAATGTAGGTGGTATTGCCGGATATGCAGATGCTTGTGTCACTAATTGTAGGAATATTGGGAATATTATATCTTCTGCGGTTTCCATTGGTAGTATTTGCGGTGAGGCAGAACATGAAAATACCTTCACGGGTAATATAAATGAAGGTACGGTAAATGGTGCTACTGGAAAAATGATTGGGATGGATCTTAGAGGACCGTCTCTTGAAAAGGCGATAATTAGTGATATAACTCAAACTGGTGCTCATGTTACAGCGAAGATACTGGATATAGGTGGGGCGGAAGTTAAAGAAAAAGGTTTTATTTACTACTATACAATATCTGAGTATGATTCTGCTATAAAAGTGGAATCTACTGTTGAGGGGAATCAGATTATTGTCTCTTTGAATAATTTGTCTCCTGGAACTAAATATTATATTTATCCGTATGCAGGAAATGGGACTGGGAAAGGGAACTTTAAATATAATTATGGTGAAAGAGTTAGCTTTACTACTTTACCATAA